A portion of the Flavobacterium limnophilum genome contains these proteins:
- a CDS encoding metallophosphoesterase family protein produces the protein MSRISGFILLLLFLSACKSIQQTDQKKVQIAFIADVHLQDIFGKFQDNKYQGIKNPVTGEYANIRTMNSQLHSTRIFNENYFAFIEALNDISKRGIKQVVLPGDFSDDGQPIHVRGLRKILDEYTKKHGMSFFVTTGNHDVVRPFSQEAAKTDFLGKDGKEQIISSSKTNSDEHELEPIITSDIKNWGYKETLNEMAGFGFFPQKSYLYWETPFSSYGYESYNFDLALAESALQKRIYSLKNTNLSLPDASYLVEPIKGIWLLAIDANAYVPNEKLSGLIDNPHDFSGASIGYNNVFLYKNHLINWVRKVAAEAKQKGKILIAFSHYPMVDFNDDASPEMKLLFGSNKMQLERVPNEEVAQTFADAGIQIHFGGHMHINDTGVRTTAKGNTLFNIQTPSLAAYKPAYKILTIHSNSEVEIETVVVSSVPKFSSLFPFYEEEYAHLQNIKSQSIWNKDILKAKDYEDFTLWHLKELVRLRFLPEDFPVAFLASILKLSGKDLLQINKNNLEIEAALSSNNLTIHDFESWTGFDMIFDFYRLKNADELALPEIGNNRLKQYQIVCEQLEKSGNAQFVLWAKIVQKTMKGQPSNHFKINLNTNQIDRINP, from the coding sequence ATGTCAAGAATATCGGGTTTTATACTGCTACTGCTTTTTTTATCTGCTTGTAAATCGATACAGCAAACAGATCAAAAAAAGGTACAAATTGCTTTTATTGCCGATGTTCATTTACAGGATATTTTTGGGAAATTTCAAGACAATAAGTACCAAGGAATCAAAAATCCGGTAACGGGTGAATATGCCAATATCCGAACGATGAATTCGCAATTGCATTCCACCCGAATTTTCAACGAAAACTATTTTGCCTTTATTGAAGCTTTAAACGACATTTCAAAAAGAGGAATCAAACAAGTGGTGCTTCCGGGCGATTTTAGCGATGACGGACAACCTATTCACGTCAGGGGATTGCGAAAAATATTGGACGAATACACCAAAAAACACGGAATGTCTTTTTTCGTGACAACAGGAAATCACGACGTGGTAAGACCTTTTTCCCAAGAAGCCGCCAAAACCGATTTTTTGGGCAAGGACGGAAAAGAACAAATTATCAGCAGTTCAAAAACCAACTCGGACGAACACGAATTGGAACCCATCATCACTTCCGACATCAAAAACTGGGGTTATAAAGAAACCTTGAATGAAATGGCTGGTTTCGGTTTCTTTCCCCAAAAAAGCTATTTGTATTGGGAAACTCCTTTTTCAAGTTATGGGTACGAAAGCTATAATTTTGATCTGGCTTTGGCAGAATCTGCATTACAAAAAAGAATTTACAGTCTTAAAAATACCAATTTATCCCTTCCAGACGCCAGTTATTTGGTTGAACCCATCAAGGGAATTTGGCTTTTGGCGATAGATGCGAATGCCTATGTTCCCAACGAAAAGTTGTCGGGTTTGATTGATAATCCCCACGATTTTTCTGGAGCCAGCATTGGATACAACAACGTGTTTTTGTATAAAAATCATTTGATCAATTGGGTCAGAAAAGTCGCGGCGGAAGCGAAACAAAAAGGAAAAATATTGATAGCCTTCAGCCATTACCCAATGGTCGATTTTAATGATGATGCCTCACCGGAAATGAAATTGTTGTTTGGTTCCAATAAAATGCAACTCGAAAGAGTGCCCAACGAAGAGGTGGCCCAAACATTTGCCGATGCGGGCATCCAAATCCATTTTGGCGGACACATGCACATCAACGATACGGGAGTGCGAACAACGGCAAAAGGCAATACCTTGTTCAATATCCAAACACCTTCGTTGGCGGCCTATAAACCGGCTTATAAAATACTGACCATTCATTCCAATTCAGAAGTGGAGATAGAAACGGTCGTGGTTAGTTCGGTTCCAAAGTTCAGCAGTTTGTTTCCTTTTTATGAAGAAGAATATGCCCATTTGCAAAACATAAAAAGTCAAAGTATTTGGAACAAAGATATTCTGAAAGCCAAAGATTATGAGGATTTCACGCTTTGGCATTTGAAAGAATTAGTGCGGCTTCGATTTTTGCCCGAAGATTTTCCCGTTGCGTTTTTGGCTTCCATCTTAAAACTTTCCGGCAAGGATTTATTGCAAATCAACAAGAATAATTTAGAAATTGAAGCAGCCTTATCATCCAATAATTTGACCATTCACGATTTTGAATCCTGGACTGGTTTTGACATGATTTTCGACTTTTACAGATTGAAAAACGCCGATGAATTGGCCTTACCGGAAATAGGCAACAATAGATTGAAACAATACCAAATAGTTTGCGAACAACTCGAAAAATCAGGCAATGCACAATTTGTTTTATGGGCAAAAATAGTCCAAAAAACAATGAAAGGACAACCTTCAAATCATTTTAAAATCAACTTGAATACAAACCAAATAGACCGAATAAATCCTTGA
- a CDS encoding DUF4861 family protein: MKLSFMAALLFCCTCFGQNNTDTSLYMKAEKISYLTDIGSESGDLYSVIGHHGPAVENQWMALRIYFSDKVAIDVYNKAKQGLELKQAHWYPTPEQQKEGWGADYYKVGATVGLGGVRLWDGAKVVPLNPVTNRLARVGKTDTTSWMEMISKGVSYKGKKVDIMVRVTVFSDKREAKVEAFSLSGEKVQFVTGVNYFKGFETKKGANYIAVWGKHPEDVAAEIIEVGAAIRYNPKDYVKNSDDGKQYLLISKPTKHLATEIVSACARETEINTLDKLEAYIK, translated from the coding sequence ATGAAATTATCATTTATGGCTGCTTTGCTGTTTTGTTGTACTTGTTTTGGACAAAATAATACAGACACCAGTTTGTACATGAAGGCCGAAAAAATAAGTTATTTGACTGATATTGGTTCAGAATCGGGTGATTTGTACTCCGTAATTGGGCATCATGGACCAGCAGTCGAAAACCAATGGATGGCATTGAGAATCTATTTTAGCGATAAAGTGGCCATCGACGTTTACAATAAAGCAAAACAAGGGTTGGAGTTGAAACAAGCCCATTGGTATCCAACACCGGAACAACAAAAAGAAGGATGGGGAGCAGATTATTATAAAGTTGGAGCTACGGTAGGTTTGGGCGGTGTACGCCTTTGGGACGGAGCAAAAGTGGTTCCGTTGAATCCAGTAACCAATCGTTTGGCTCGTGTTGGAAAAACAGATACGACTTCATGGATGGAAATGATTTCCAAAGGAGTTTCCTACAAAGGAAAAAAAGTGGACATCATGGTTCGTGTAACCGTGTTTTCCGACAAAAGAGAGGCTAAAGTGGAAGCTTTTAGTTTAAGTGGAGAAAAAGTCCAGTTTGTTACGGGAGTGAATTATTTTAAAGGTTTCGAAACCAAAAAAGGAGCGAATTATATCGCCGTTTGGGGGAAACATCCTGAAGACGTGGCTGCCGAGATTATTGAAGTGGGCGCGGCCATAAGATATAATCCTAAAGATTACGTGAAAAATTCCGATGATGGAAAACAGTATTTATTGATCTCAAAACCAACAAAACACTTGGCGACCGAAATAGTGTCGGCTTGTGCCAGGGAAACTGAAATAAATACTTTGGATAAATTGGAAGCTTACATCAAATAA
- a CDS encoding GH92 family glycosyl hydrolase — translation MILFLGTSLFFATTINAQNQLHNYVDPMIGSEGDGRVFIGPSCPYGMVKPSPDCTVRPNSGWLPLPTEVTGFSQVHVSGTGGGPKYGNIQIMPFSGALDKLDQAAFREEEQVKLGYYETVFKGSRIKTEITTAEKVSFYRITYPKNASKELKIDPGFFLGEQPEPDGREAQQFVGSQIEIVSDTEVRGYSRIRGGWNNGRAYTVYFWAVFDQPIAKYVTWKDGKFYANESAQFDSGKKTAALLSFGKDGKQELNVKIGISFLSELKAKNNIQVEIPHWNFNAVLSALENKWEQLLGRIKLSPDTSDEYKKMFYTGLYHTMIMPVNRTGENPLWTNNEPYYDDFYCIWDTFRTSSPLITLIDSKRQVEIVNAMLNIYKREGYLPEGRSGNDNGRTQGGSNAETVIADAFVKNLKGIDYELALKAMLKDAEVPPGGNEEREGRGGLLDYLRLGYVPYGTDRAGNRTVDYAYNDYNIATVAKGLNHLDIYNRYIKQADNWKNLWRADYENNGTKGFIMPKDASGKWLDDVPFGESKIQKPSFRFTPTITESPWYVCHWCVFFYEGTSWEYSLSIPHDLPEVVRRLGGDLAFQKRLDTFFDNKLYDVSNEPSFLAPTMYHWIGKPYLSSDRIKGIIKENFNTSRAGLPGNDDSGAMSSWLAFHMMGLYPNAGQPYYLLNTPLIKETTLQLEDGKSFKITAKNLSDKNKYVKSALLNGKLYNQAWILHEDLVKGGELILEMDSKPSAWGTTILPPTK, via the coding sequence ATGATACTTTTTTTAGGGACATCGTTATTCTTTGCGACAACGATCAATGCCCAAAACCAGTTGCATAATTACGTGGATCCAATGATTGGTTCGGAAGGTGACGGAAGAGTGTTTATTGGTCCTTCCTGTCCTTACGGGATGGTAAAACCAAGTCCGGATTGCACGGTGAGACCCAATAGTGGCTGGTTGCCTTTACCAACGGAAGTTACGGGATTCAGCCAAGTTCACGTCAGCGGAACGGGCGGTGGTCCCAAATACGGGAACATCCAAATCATGCCTTTTTCCGGAGCCTTGGATAAATTGGACCAAGCTGCATTTAGAGAAGAAGAACAGGTGAAACTGGGTTATTATGAAACTGTTTTCAAAGGAAGCCGGATCAAAACCGAAATAACGACAGCCGAGAAAGTTTCGTTTTATCGCATTACATATCCAAAAAATGCGTCCAAAGAATTGAAAATTGACCCGGGATTTTTCTTGGGAGAACAACCAGAACCCGATGGAAGGGAGGCACAACAATTTGTGGGTTCCCAAATCGAAATTGTTTCCGATACCGAAGTGAGAGGCTACAGCCGAATTCGAGGCGGTTGGAACAACGGTCGTGCCTATACGGTTTATTTTTGGGCTGTTTTCGACCAACCCATTGCCAAATATGTTACATGGAAAGACGGTAAATTCTACGCCAATGAATCGGCTCAATTTGATTCCGGGAAAAAAACGGCTGCCTTGCTTTCTTTTGGAAAAGATGGAAAACAAGAGTTGAACGTAAAAATTGGAATCTCCTTTTTGAGTGAATTAAAAGCCAAAAACAATATTCAAGTGGAAATTCCGCATTGGAATTTTAATGCCGTTTTATCGGCTTTGGAAAACAAATGGGAGCAATTGTTGGGTCGCATCAAACTTTCGCCCGACACTTCTGACGAGTACAAAAAAATGTTTTACACGGGCTTGTACCACACGATGATAATGCCGGTAAACCGAACAGGAGAAAATCCTTTATGGACGAATAATGAACCCTATTACGATGATTTTTATTGTATTTGGGACACTTTCAGAACATCCAGCCCTTTGATTACGTTGATTGATTCCAAGCGACAAGTGGAAATTGTCAACGCTATGTTGAACATTTACAAACGGGAAGGTTATTTGCCGGAAGGTAGAAGCGGCAACGACAATGGTCGAACTCAAGGTGGTTCAAATGCCGAAACCGTTATTGCCGATGCCTTTGTAAAAAACTTGAAAGGAATTGATTATGAATTGGCATTGAAAGCCATGCTTAAAGATGCCGAAGTTCCTCCGGGAGGCAATGAAGAGCGAGAAGGCAGGGGCGGATTGTTGGATTATTTGCGATTGGGTTATGTTCCTTATGGCACAGACCGCGCAGGAAATCGCACCGTTGATTATGCGTACAACGATTATAATATTGCCACCGTTGCCAAAGGATTGAATCATCTGGATATTTATAATAGATACATCAAACAAGCCGATAATTGGAAAAATTTATGGCGAGCCGATTATGAAAATAATGGCACGAAAGGTTTTATTATGCCTAAAGATGCTTCCGGAAAATGGTTGGATGATGTTCCTTTTGGGGAATCAAAAATTCAAAAGCCTTCCTTTAGATTTACTCCAACAATTACGGAATCGCCTTGGTATGTGTGCCATTGGTGCGTGTTTTTCTATGAAGGAACTTCTTGGGAATATTCGTTGAGTATTCCGCACGATTTACCCGAAGTGGTTCGTAGATTAGGTGGCGATTTGGCTTTCCAAAAAAGATTGGACACTTTTTTTGACAACAAATTGTATGATGTATCGAATGAGCCTTCTTTTTTGGCACCCACGATGTATCATTGGATTGGAAAACCGTATTTGAGTAGTGACCGAATCAAGGGAATCATTAAAGAGAATTTCAATACTTCTCGGGCAGGTTTGCCGGGCAATGACGATTCGGGGGCGATGTCCTCTTGGTTGGCTTTCCACATGATGGGGTTGTATCCCAATGCTGGACAGCCCTATTATTTATTAAATACGCCGTTAATCAAGGAAACCACTTTGCAGTTGGAAGACGGAAAAAGTTTCAAGATTACGGCCAAAAATTTAAGCGATAAAAACAAGTATGTCAAATCGGCTTTGTTGAACGGGAAACTGTATAACCAAGCTTGGATTTTGCACGAAGACCTCGTTAAAGGTGGCGAATTGATATTGGAAATGGATTCAAAACCTTCGGCTTGGGGAACTACTATTTTACCACCAACAAAATAA
- a CDS encoding glycoside hydrolase family 28 protein has translation MLKINPKLIFTALLMSLFLFGFESQAQKTTKNPKEFLITNYGAKADGKTVNTIAIQKAIDAAFKNKGGQVIFPKGRFLSGSIVMKSNVGLYFEEEAVLLGSTNPKDYSNMAFVGRPISPKADDNSQMALILANKANNIAIKGKGTIDGQGLQLALNIDSLHHAGVAIDPKYNLRRNRPNETMRPKLFRFSQCDSVLIEGLKVGEASCWGLSFELCSNLTLDKLTIVNRSYWNNDGIDITDCKNVKVVNCDINAADDGICLKSYYPGYSNDSIYIANCTIKSSASAIKFGTASFGGFKNVVIKDIKVYDTFRSAIAIESVDGAIIENIDVSNIDAVNTGNAIFIRLGQRSGDKPGSIKNLSIKNINVQVPFGRPDINYDLRGPEVDFFHNPFPSSIVGIPGYKIENVSLENITISYPGRATKGMAYIPLSRLNQVPEAAKDYPEFSMFGELPAYGFYVRHVNGISFKNIKITLDDTDFRPAFVFDDVQNLKMTQIDLPKEKSSQVVLKAVTSSTLDEELVNQKLKIQNK, from the coding sequence ATGTTGAAAATAAATCCGAAACTGATTTTTACTGCTTTATTAATGAGTCTTTTTTTGTTTGGTTTTGAAAGCCAAGCACAAAAAACTACCAAAAACCCAAAGGAGTTTTTAATTACGAATTATGGAGCAAAAGCAGACGGCAAAACCGTCAATACGATAGCCATTCAAAAAGCAATTGATGCCGCTTTTAAAAATAAAGGGGGACAAGTAATTTTTCCAAAAGGCCGTTTTTTGTCCGGCAGCATTGTAATGAAGAGCAACGTGGGCCTGTATTTTGAAGAAGAAGCGGTCTTGTTGGGAAGCACCAATCCCAAGGATTATTCGAATATGGCTTTTGTCGGCAGACCAATTTCACCCAAAGCCGACGACAATTCACAAATGGCTTTAATTTTGGCCAATAAAGCAAACAACATCGCCATTAAGGGAAAAGGAACGATTGACGGACAAGGTTTGCAATTGGCGTTGAATATCGACAGTCTTCATCACGCCGGCGTTGCCATAGATCCAAAATACAACCTTCGTAGAAACAGGCCCAATGAAACGATGAGACCCAAATTGTTTCGCTTCTCGCAATGTGATTCCGTTTTAATCGAAGGTTTGAAAGTAGGGGAAGCTTCCTGTTGGGGTTTGTCTTTCGAGTTGTGTTCTAATCTTACTCTGGATAAGTTGACCATCGTCAATCGCTCGTATTGGAACAATGACGGCATAGACATCACGGATTGCAAGAATGTGAAGGTGGTCAATTGCGACATCAACGCTGCCGATGACGGTATTTGCTTGAAATCATACTATCCGGGATATTCCAACGATTCGATTTATATTGCCAATTGTACCATTAAATCCAGTGCCAGTGCGATAAAATTTGGCACAGCTTCCTTTGGTGGATTCAAAAATGTTGTCATCAAGGACATCAAGGTTTACGACACGTTTCGATCGGCTATTGCCATAGAATCCGTTGACGGTGCGATTATAGAAAATATTGATGTTTCGAACATCGATGCCGTAAATACTGGGAATGCCATTTTTATTCGCTTGGGACAACGAAGCGGTGACAAACCCGGAAGCATCAAAAATCTGAGTATCAAAAATATAAATGTGCAAGTGCCTTTTGGGCGACCGGATATAAATTACGATTTAAGAGGGCCGGAAGTCGATTTTTTCCACAATCCATTTCCATCGTCAATTGTTGGGATTCCAGGATACAAAATAGAAAATGTAAGTCTTGAAAACATTACTATTTCGTATCCTGGTAGAGCCACTAAAGGAATGGCGTATATTCCGTTAAGCCGCTTGAATCAAGTGCCGGAAGCCGCAAAAGACTATCCAGAATTTTCGATGTTTGGGGAATTGCCGGCTTATGGTTTTTATGTGCGACACGTCAATGGAATTAGTTTCAAAAACATCAAAATTACTTTAGACGATACTGATTTCAGGCCTGCCTTTGTTTTTGATGATGTTCAAAATTTGAAAATGACACAAATTGATTTACCAAAAGAGAAAAGCAGTCAAGTCGTTTTAAAAGCGGTGACTTCATCAACTTTGGATGAAGAATTAGTAAATCAAAAATTAAAAATCCAGAATAAATAA